One window of the Microbulbifer sp. Q7 genome contains the following:
- a CDS encoding pteridine reductase produces the protein MASVLITGAAARLGRAIAEELHRDHQVVIHYRHSAEAARKLAESLNALRPNSATALHSDLRTKADCEQLAAAATECFGGLSLLVNNASAFYPTPIGSANEQQWDELMGSNLKAPFFLSQALAPALAKAGGCIVNLADIHAEKPMPGHTIYSAAKAGLVMMTKSLARELAPAVRVNAVAPGAILWPEHESEGYNKEQILARIPMQRSGDPSDIARTVRFLAADAPYITGQVIAVDGGRSLNI, from the coding sequence GCCGAAGAGCTGCACCGAGACCACCAGGTGGTTATTCACTACCGTCATTCCGCAGAGGCGGCCCGCAAGCTGGCGGAAAGCCTTAACGCGCTGCGACCAAACTCCGCCACCGCCCTACACAGCGACCTGCGCACCAAAGCCGATTGTGAACAGCTCGCTGCCGCCGCCACTGAGTGCTTTGGCGGACTGAGCCTGCTGGTCAACAATGCCTCGGCGTTTTACCCCACCCCCATCGGCAGCGCCAATGAGCAGCAGTGGGATGAACTGATGGGCAGCAACCTCAAGGCACCGTTTTTTCTCAGCCAAGCGCTGGCACCCGCTCTGGCCAAAGCCGGAGGCTGCATCGTCAATCTCGCGGATATTCACGCGGAAAAACCCATGCCCGGGCACACGATTTACAGTGCGGCAAAAGCGGGACTGGTGATGATGACCAAGAGTCTGGCCCGTGAGCTGGCGCCGGCGGTGCGGGTGAACGCCGTGGCCCCCGGAGCAATTCTCTGGCCAGAGCATGAGAGTGAAGGCTATAACAAGGAGCAGATATTGGCGCGCATCCCCATGCAGCGCAGTGGTGACCCATCGGACATCGCTCGCACGGTGCGCTTCCTCGCCGCCGACGCCCCGTATATCACCGGGCAGGTCATCGCCGTCGATGGCGGCCGCAGCCTGAACATCTGA
- a CDS encoding phosphoribosyltransferase, producing the protein MSDKQFISAQSLLEDSFTLALKVVESGFMPDYIVGVWRGGAPIGIAVQEMFDFLGFHADHIAIRTSSYTGVDQRSKEVIVHGLTYLIKRVESHQKMLIVDDVYDTGLSIQQAITDLRKACKKNTPEIRIACPYFKPTRNRTDQEPDYYLHKTDEWLVFPHELKGLSEEEILENKPELRRHQELLKRVKNTKA; encoded by the coding sequence GTGAGCGATAAACAGTTTATTTCCGCCCAGTCACTTTTGGAGGACTCTTTCACCCTGGCGCTGAAGGTGGTCGAAAGTGGCTTTATGCCCGACTACATCGTCGGTGTCTGGCGCGGTGGTGCGCCCATCGGCATTGCGGTGCAGGAGATGTTCGATTTCCTGGGTTTCCACGCCGACCATATTGCCATCCGCACCTCGTCCTATACCGGAGTGGACCAGCGCAGTAAGGAGGTGATCGTGCACGGACTCACCTATCTGATCAAACGGGTGGAATCCCACCAGAAGATGCTGATCGTCGACGACGTTTACGACACTGGCCTGAGCATCCAGCAGGCCATTACCGACCTGCGCAAAGCGTGCAAAAAAAACACCCCGGAAATCCGTATTGCCTGCCCCTACTTTAAACCGACCCGCAATCGCACCGACCAGGAGCCAGACTATTACCTGCACAAGACGGACGAATGGCTGGTGTTCCCCCACGAATTGAAGGGCCTGTCGGAAGAAGAGATTCTGGAAAACAAACCGGAGCTGCGCCGGCACCAGGAACTATTGAAGCGCGTAAAGAACACCAAAGCCTGA
- a CDS encoding helix-turn-helix domain-containing protein, giving the protein MTRKRFDDPGCSVACALNEVGDWWSLLVIKQAMLGTRRFVDFQKSLGIAKNILCDRLSRLVENGVMTRVNVGEHGTRYEYRLTEKGRDLFTVVVALRQWSERWNGGKDAMQLVARTTGEAIAQVAVQNAAGEVLSVRDVLFVDENGEPLAHSG; this is encoded by the coding sequence ATGACACGTAAACGATTTGACGATCCTGGCTGCTCGGTGGCCTGCGCCCTGAATGAAGTGGGCGACTGGTGGTCCCTGCTGGTAATCAAGCAGGCGATGCTGGGTACGCGACGCTTTGTGGATTTCCAGAAGAGCCTGGGCATCGCCAAGAATATCTTGTGTGACCGCCTGTCCCGTCTGGTGGAAAACGGTGTGATGACCCGCGTGAATGTGGGCGAACACGGAACCCGTTACGAGTATCGCCTCACCGAAAAGGGACGTGACCTGTTCACGGTGGTGGTCGCACTGCGGCAGTGGAGCGAGCGCTGGAATGGGGGCAAGGATGCCATGCAGCTGGTGGCGCGCACCACCGGCGAAGCGATTGCGCAGGTGGCGGTACAGAATGCCGCTGGCGAAGTGCTCAGCGTGCGGGATGTGTTGTTTGTGGACGAGAATGGTGAGCCGCTGGCGCACAGCGGCTGA
- a CDS encoding NADH:flavin oxidoreductase, whose translation MSGNLDSLLRPFEHKSLKLRNRVAMAPMTRTASPGYVPNDQVAGYYRRRAEGEVGLIITEGTFVDGKAANGYENVPAIYGDEALAGWKKVVDEVHAAGGQIIPQLWHVGAVRKEGVGPDKSVPGYSPSGLFKPGKANGHAMTKEDIQDVVRAFADAARAAKEVGFDGVEIHGAHGYLIDQFFWEGTNVRDDEYGGSIENRTRFAVEIVKAVRAAVGEDFAIVLRYSQWKQQDYDAKLAQTPEELKRFLTPLVDAGVDIFHASTRRFWEPEFDGSDMNLAGWTKELTGKPVISVGSVGLDDDFIGGNNQGMGGTANPTGLDELVRRMDRNEFDLIAVGRALLQDPNWLQKVKQGREEEIVPFTKEALASLS comes from the coding sequence ATGAGCGGCAACCTGGACAGCCTATTGCGTCCTTTCGAACACAAATCCCTGAAGCTGCGCAATCGCGTGGCCATGGCCCCCATGACCCGCACCGCCTCCCCCGGCTACGTCCCTAACGACCAGGTGGCCGGCTACTACCGCCGCCGCGCGGAAGGCGAGGTGGGCCTGATTATCACCGAGGGCACCTTTGTCGACGGCAAAGCCGCCAACGGCTACGAGAATGTCCCCGCTATCTACGGTGACGAAGCGCTGGCGGGCTGGAAGAAGGTGGTCGATGAGGTACACGCGGCCGGGGGCCAGATCATTCCCCAGCTCTGGCATGTGGGTGCGGTACGCAAAGAAGGGGTCGGCCCAGACAAATCCGTGCCCGGCTACTCCCCCTCCGGCCTGTTCAAGCCCGGCAAGGCCAATGGCCACGCCATGACCAAGGAAGACATCCAGGATGTCGTGCGCGCATTCGCGGACGCCGCCAGGGCCGCCAAGGAAGTGGGCTTTGACGGTGTGGAGATCCACGGTGCCCACGGCTATCTCATCGACCAGTTCTTCTGGGAAGGTACCAACGTGCGCGACGACGAGTACGGCGGCTCCATTGAAAACCGAACCCGATTTGCGGTGGAAATCGTCAAAGCGGTACGCGCAGCGGTCGGGGAAGACTTCGCCATCGTGCTGCGCTACTCCCAGTGGAAGCAGCAGGACTACGACGCAAAGCTGGCGCAGACCCCGGAAGAGCTGAAACGCTTCCTGACACCGCTGGTGGACGCCGGTGTAGACATCTTCCATGCCTCCACCCGCCGTTTCTGGGAGCCGGAGTTTGATGGTTCCGACATGAACCTGGCAGGCTGGACCAAGGAACTTACCGGCAAACCGGTTATTTCCGTGGGCAGCGTCGGCCTCGACGATGACTTTATCGGCGGCAACAACCAGGGCATGGGCGGCACCGCCAACCCCACCGGCCTGGACGAGCTGGTCCGCCGCATGGACCGCAACGAATTCGACCTGATCGCCGTCGGCCGCGCCCTGCTGCAGGACCCGAACTGGCTGCAGAAAGTGAAACAGGGTCGCGAGGAAGAAATCGTTCCATTCACCAAGGAAGCGCTGGCGAGCCTCAGCTAA
- a CDS encoding agarase → MTLKSLAYAVAVSAALASIDSQQAGAAQVLAVPQAAELTPRQLPATIVDFASARERGWLVAEQAEIGAVDKNTPQSINLRFPASVHTPVLNIVPDQPWDLSKVGDFNLAFDVANLAPVATHFYVELFDTAGNSQSRELSVPKGYTGTVFFPLAGEKAAMDKGMWANPMPWPTDDMKMVWRSWHAELDLSKVTKIAFYTIGVLQDRALQVGNIQLRPNPESGADWTNKLVDRFGQAAKKDTPLKVSSEAELKALADRELASLAQHTGPKDRARFGGYKNGPKLEATGFFRTEKIDEKWWMVDPEGYLFFSHGPANVRMSNLTTLTGIDFKDPSVRVVHADEVTPEDSMGIVPVSDKVRESRYVINDTRHDMFEWLPSYDDPLADHYSYRRSTHKGPIPHGETYSFYRANLERRYGETAPESYVRKWEEVTLQRMHSWGFTSFGNWVDPAFYPNEKVPYFANGWIIGDYQTLSGDTNHWGLMPDFYDPVFAERARATIEVIARDVKASPWCIGVFIDNEKSWGEREGTVAERYGVILDALSKDAAESPAKLAFTERLKEKYGNVKALNRAWKSQFDSWDAFAGDASLNHHSDAQVADLSLLLEALGEQYFKVVHGTLQEYLPDHLYMGARMANWGMPDEIIKASVKYSDVLSFNIYEEGMQTHQWDFLEEIDLPVVIGEFHIGATMGSDNYHPGIVSAANQKDRARMYKAYMNSVLEKDYMVGAHWFQYVDEPVTGRAFDGENANIGFVTVTDIPYPEMVEAAKEITFDLYPKRYGK, encoded by the coding sequence ATGACCCTAAAATCCTTGGCCTATGCCGTTGCTGTCTCAGCGGCCCTGGCCAGTATCGATAGCCAGCAAGCCGGTGCGGCGCAAGTACTGGCGGTCCCACAGGCTGCCGAACTGACACCCCGGCAGCTGCCCGCTACCATCGTCGATTTTGCCAGCGCCCGGGAGCGTGGCTGGCTGGTGGCAGAGCAGGCAGAGATCGGTGCGGTTGATAAAAATACGCCTCAATCGATCAATCTGCGTTTCCCAGCGTCCGTCCACACGCCGGTACTGAATATCGTGCCAGACCAGCCCTGGGACCTGTCCAAAGTGGGCGATTTCAACCTGGCCTTTGATGTCGCGAATCTCGCACCAGTGGCCACACATTTCTATGTGGAACTGTTTGATACTGCTGGCAATAGCCAGTCTCGGGAGCTCAGCGTACCCAAGGGATACACGGGTACCGTGTTTTTTCCACTGGCCGGTGAGAAGGCGGCGATGGACAAGGGCATGTGGGCGAATCCCATGCCCTGGCCGACGGACGACATGAAAATGGTATGGCGTTCCTGGCATGCCGAGCTCGACCTCAGCAAAGTAACCAAAATTGCGTTCTACACCATCGGTGTGTTGCAGGACCGCGCATTGCAGGTGGGCAATATCCAGTTGCGCCCCAACCCCGAGTCTGGCGCAGACTGGACGAATAAGCTGGTGGATCGTTTTGGTCAGGCTGCCAAAAAAGATACGCCGTTGAAAGTATCGTCGGAAGCCGAACTCAAGGCACTCGCCGACCGGGAGCTGGCATCCCTTGCGCAGCATACCGGGCCCAAAGATCGTGCTCGCTTTGGTGGCTATAAAAATGGGCCCAAGCTTGAGGCGACGGGCTTTTTTCGCACGGAAAAAATCGACGAAAAATGGTGGATGGTAGACCCTGAAGGCTACCTGTTCTTTTCCCATGGTCCTGCCAATGTGCGGATGTCGAACTTGACCACATTGACGGGCATCGACTTCAAAGACCCGTCGGTGCGGGTGGTCCATGCGGATGAGGTTACCCCGGAAGACTCGATGGGTATCGTACCGGTATCCGATAAGGTGCGTGAAAGCCGCTATGTCATCAATGACACCCGCCACGATATGTTCGAGTGGCTGCCGTCATACGATGACCCTCTGGCAGATCACTACAGCTATCGACGCTCCACGCACAAGGGGCCCATTCCACACGGAGAAACTTACAGCTTCTACCGTGCCAATCTCGAGCGCCGTTACGGTGAAACCGCACCGGAGTCCTATGTCAGAAAGTGGGAAGAGGTCACTTTACAGCGTATGCATAGCTGGGGATTCACCTCCTTCGGCAATTGGGTGGACCCGGCCTTTTACCCGAACGAAAAAGTGCCTTACTTCGCCAATGGCTGGATTATTGGTGACTACCAAACCCTGTCCGGGGACACCAACCACTGGGGATTGATGCCCGACTTTTACGATCCGGTATTTGCCGAGCGTGCTCGCGCAACCATTGAGGTGATTGCCAGGGACGTAAAGGCCTCACCCTGGTGCATCGGTGTGTTTATCGACAACGAAAAAAGCTGGGGGGAGCGTGAGGGAACGGTGGCTGAGCGGTATGGCGTAATTCTCGATGCACTGAGCAAAGACGCAGCCGAGAGTCCAGCCAAGCTGGCCTTTACCGAACGTCTCAAAGAAAAATACGGCAACGTCAAAGCACTGAACCGTGCCTGGAAAAGTCAATTTGATAGCTGGGATGCTTTTGCAGGCGATGCCAGCCTGAATCATCACAGCGATGCTCAGGTTGCCGACCTATCCCTGCTGCTTGAGGCGCTGGGAGAGCAGTACTTCAAGGTGGTGCATGGCACTCTGCAGGAATACCTGCCGGATCATTTGTACATGGGCGCACGTATGGCGAATTGGGGGATGCCGGACGAAATCATCAAGGCCTCCGTCAAATACTCGGATGTACTCAGCTTTAATATTTACGAAGAAGGTATGCAAACCCATCAGTGGGACTTCCTCGAAGAAATTGATTTACCGGTAGTGATTGGTGAATTCCATATCGGTGCCACCATGGGCTCGGACAATTATCACCCGGGGATCGTTAGTGCCGCCAACCAGAAAGACCGGGCGCGCATGTACAAAGCCTATATGAACAGCGTGCTGGAAAAAGACTATATGGTGGGCGCGCACTGGTTCCAGTACGTGGACGAGCCGGTTACCGGCCGTGCTTTCGATGGTGAAAATGCCAATATCGGATTTGTGACCGTGACGGACATTCCCTATCCGGAGATGGTAGAGGCGGCAAAGGAAATCACTTTCGACCTCTATCCAAAACGGTACGGAAAGTAA
- the folK gene encoding 2-amino-4-hydroxy-6-hydroxymethyldihydropteridine diphosphokinase: MATVYLSLGSNIEREKHLSAGLDALVKAFGDLRISQVYESEAVGFAGDDFYNLVAAIDTDLSVGALALHLRQIEDENGRQRSGPKFSARTLDIDILTYDDLTGEVDGIQLPRDEILKNAFVLLPLSELAPDTLHPVIGKTYQQLWEAYDQSSQKLWPVEFDWPSGSSTQI, from the coding sequence ATGGCAACCGTTTACCTGAGTCTCGGCAGCAACATCGAGCGAGAAAAACACTTGAGCGCCGGTCTGGACGCCTTAGTCAAAGCGTTTGGTGACCTGCGCATTTCACAGGTGTATGAGAGCGAAGCGGTAGGTTTTGCTGGTGACGATTTTTACAACCTGGTCGCCGCCATCGACACCGATCTTTCCGTGGGCGCGCTGGCATTACACCTGCGCCAGATCGAAGACGAAAACGGTCGCCAGCGCAGCGGGCCAAAATTCAGCGCGCGCACGCTGGATATCGATATCCTCACCTACGACGATCTCACCGGCGAAGTCGACGGGATACAACTGCCGCGCGATGAAATTCTGAAGAATGCGTTTGTGCTGCTGCCGCTGTCGGAGCTGGCTCCGGATACCCTGCATCCGGTCATCGGCAAAACCTACCAGCAGCTTTGGGAAGCCTACGACCAGTCCTCGCAAAAGCTGTGGCCGGTGGAATTTGACTGGCCCTCAGGTTCGAGTACCCAGATTTAG
- the folB gene encoding dihydroneopterin aldolase, producing the protein MDIVYIRDLKVNTIIGIYDWEREVRQTVSLDIEMAFDIREAARTDNIEHTLNYKAVAKRLIAFIEGSEFLLVETMAEQAAEIVRTEFNVSWLRLRLSKPGAVRGARDVGVIIERGTKQSLEA; encoded by the coding sequence TTGGATATCGTTTATATCCGCGATCTCAAGGTCAATACGATCATCGGCATCTACGACTGGGAACGGGAAGTGCGCCAGACCGTCAGCCTGGATATCGAAATGGCATTCGATATCCGCGAGGCAGCGCGCACCGACAATATCGAGCACACCCTTAATTACAAGGCGGTCGCCAAGCGCCTGATCGCATTTATTGAGGGCAGCGAATTTCTGCTGGTGGAAACCATGGCCGAGCAGGCCGCGGAAATCGTGCGCACAGAATTCAATGTGAGCTGGCTGCGCCTGCGTCTGTCCAAGCCCGGCGCCGTGCGCGGCGCGCGCGATGTGGGCGTCATCATCGAGCGCGGTACCAAACAAAGTTTGGAGGCCTGA
- the tsaD gene encoding tRNA (adenosine(37)-N6)-threonylcarbamoyltransferase complex transferase subunit TsaD, with translation MRVLGIETSCDETGVALYDSERGLLAHTLYSQVKLHADYGGVVPELASRDHVRKLLPLIREVMAQSGTVPADVDGVAYTAGPGLIGALMVGACAGRALAYGWDVPAIGVHHMEGHLLAPMLEANPPAFPFVALLVSGGHTQLVDVQGLGQYALLGESLDDAAGEAFDKAAKMLDLDYPGGPRLAALAEQGDPLRFTFPRPMTDRPGLDFSFSGLKTFTLTTVQKHALEDGLPDDQACADIAAAFQEAVVDTLVIKCRRALKQAGRKTLVIAGGVSANKLLRQRLEARLAEDGCDVYYPRQEFCTDNGAMIAYAGCLRLQAGQRAGLDIDVRPRWPLTELTGALRAE, from the coding sequence GTGCGAGTACTCGGAATAGAAACCTCCTGTGACGAAACCGGTGTTGCCCTGTACGACAGCGAGCGCGGCCTGCTGGCACATACGCTCTACAGTCAGGTGAAGCTGCATGCGGACTATGGTGGCGTCGTACCGGAACTGGCCAGTCGCGACCATGTGCGCAAACTCCTGCCCCTGATTCGCGAAGTGATGGCTCAGAGCGGCACCGTGCCCGCCGATGTGGATGGTGTGGCCTACACCGCCGGCCCGGGTCTCATTGGTGCGCTGATGGTGGGTGCCTGCGCTGGCCGCGCACTGGCTTATGGCTGGGATGTGCCGGCGATCGGTGTCCACCATATGGAAGGCCATCTGCTGGCGCCCATGCTGGAAGCGAATCCCCCGGCGTTCCCCTTTGTGGCCCTGCTGGTGTCCGGTGGCCACACCCAGCTGGTGGATGTGCAGGGCCTTGGCCAGTATGCGCTGCTGGGCGAGTCCCTGGATGACGCCGCCGGTGAGGCCTTCGATAAGGCGGCCAAGATGCTCGACCTCGACTACCCGGGTGGCCCGCGCCTGGCTGCGCTGGCAGAGCAGGGCGACCCGCTGCGCTTTACCTTCCCGCGCCCGATGACCGATCGCCCCGGGCTCGATTTTAGTTTTTCCGGTCTCAAGACATTTACCCTGACCACCGTGCAAAAGCACGCCCTGGAAGATGGGCTGCCGGACGATCAGGCCTGTGCGGATATTGCCGCAGCCTTTCAAGAAGCGGTGGTGGATACCCTGGTCATCAAATGCCGCCGCGCGCTCAAGCAGGCCGGGCGCAAAACCCTGGTCATCGCCGGTGGTGTGTCCGCCAACAAACTATTGCGCCAGCGCCTGGAAGCGCGCCTCGCGGAGGACGGTTGCGATGTCTACTATCCGCGTCAGGAATTCTGTACCGACAACGGTGCCATGATTGCCTACGCGGGCTGCCTGCGGCTGCAGGCCGGCCAGCGCGCCGGCCTGGATATTGATGTGCGCCCGCGCTGGCCACTGACGGAATTAACTGGCGCCCTGCGCGCGGAATAA
- the rpsU gene encoding 30S ribosomal protein S21, with amino-acid sequence MPSVRIKDNEPFDIALRRFKRSCEKAGVLSEVRRREFYEKPTSVRKRKAAAAVKRHAKKMQRENRKFQRLY; translated from the coding sequence ATGCCATCAGTACGCATCAAAGACAACGAACCTTTTGACATCGCACTGCGCCGCTTCAAGCGCTCCTGCGAAAAAGCCGGTGTACTCTCCGAAGTACGTCGCCGTGAGTTTTACGAGAAGCCGACCTCCGTTCGCAAGCGCAAGGCTGCTGCCGCTGTTAAGCGTCACGCCAAGAAAATGCAGCGCGAAAACCGCAAGTTCCAGCGTCTCTACTGA
- a CDS encoding GatB/YqeY domain-containing protein — translation MSTLKDTLAAATKDAMRARDKARLATLRLINAEIKRVEVDERIELDDARILALLDKMTKQRRDSITQYEKAGRPELAEVEQQEIEVIQEFLPEQLSEAEIQEIVAAAVKETGASSMADMGKVMALVKPQVQGRADMGAVSRFVKASF, via the coding sequence ATGAGCACACTCAAGGACACTCTCGCCGCCGCCACTAAAGACGCCATGAGGGCACGCGACAAGGCACGCCTGGCAACCCTGCGACTGATCAATGCCGAGATCAAGCGGGTGGAAGTCGATGAGCGGATCGAGCTCGATGATGCACGTATTCTGGCCCTGCTGGACAAGATGACCAAGCAGCGCCGCGACTCCATCACCCAGTACGAGAAAGCAGGCCGCCCGGAGCTGGCGGAAGTGGAGCAACAGGAAATCGAGGTCATCCAGGAGTTCCTCCCAGAGCAGCTGTCGGAAGCGGAAATTCAAGAAATCGTCGCCGCCGCGGTCAAGGAAACCGGTGCCAGCAGCATGGCCGACATGGGCAAGGTCATGGCGCTGGTGAAACCCCAGGTGCAGGGCCGCGCCGATATGGGTGCCGTGAGCCGGTTTGTGAAAGCTTCTTTCTAA
- the dnaG gene encoding DNA primase, whose translation MAGKIPQYFIDDLLARADIVPVVDSRVKLRKTGKNYSACCPFHDEKTPSFTVSPDKQFYYCFGCGASGNAVGFLMEYDRLPFPEAVEKLAASLSLEVPREQLAPAQIKRQQESQSLYQLTEKAADFYREKLRDHSVSTPAITYLKNRGLSGAVCKEFGIGLAPPGWDNLLTHLGTSAEKAEQLELAGLAIRRQDSDGNPAKTEPGKRHHYDRFRNRIMFPIRDQRGRTIAFGGRVLGDDKPKYLNSPETPIFHKGRELYGLWEARQANRELKRLIVVEGYMDVVALAQFGIRCAVATLGTACGEDHIQLAFRHTGEIVFCFDGDKAGRTAARRALESALPHMQDGRSLRFLLLPEGEDPDTLVRQIGGERFDQLIDEQGRPLEDFLFDLLSEGINIQTMDGRARLSKAAAPLLDLLPAGVYRQLMFQQLARRTGLEQDMLEEIIAAEKARSAEFARQSRPPAAPESPPETQPGNPDTRAAAPQSEHPHTANSPAFDGPPPDYDYAEAGPEHYPSDAPSDADEYSPHHEAPRRRSGQYRLPVERMLIALLLHHPRLAEHIDDSARFRDSSDADLQLFGEVLQVLHKNPGLNSNQLFGRLLNLESKEARELLPRLAMSHPIVGSAGQKLEYDPETEFNDCLRTLDTAAEKQRKRGLLGQLKNNGNQLSPEQLALLAQFRRKQD comes from the coding sequence ATGGCAGGCAAGATCCCGCAGTATTTTATCGACGACCTGTTGGCCCGCGCCGACATCGTGCCGGTGGTCGACAGCCGGGTAAAACTGCGCAAGACCGGGAAAAACTATTCCGCCTGCTGCCCGTTTCACGATGAAAAAACGCCCTCGTTTACGGTAAGCCCCGACAAGCAGTTCTACTATTGCTTCGGCTGCGGCGCCAGCGGCAATGCGGTCGGCTTCCTGATGGAATACGATCGCCTGCCGTTCCCGGAAGCGGTGGAAAAGCTCGCCGCCAGCCTCAGCCTGGAAGTGCCCCGCGAACAGCTGGCCCCGGCGCAGATCAAGCGCCAGCAGGAAAGCCAGTCGCTCTATCAGCTGACCGAAAAGGCCGCGGACTTTTACCGCGAGAAGCTGCGCGACCACAGCGTCTCCACCCCGGCGATTACCTACCTGAAGAACCGCGGCCTTTCCGGTGCCGTGTGCAAGGAATTTGGCATCGGCCTGGCACCGCCCGGCTGGGACAACCTGCTCACCCACCTGGGCACCAGCGCGGAAAAAGCGGAACAACTGGAACTGGCGGGGCTTGCCATCCGCCGCCAGGACAGCGACGGCAACCCGGCGAAGACCGAGCCCGGCAAGCGCCACCACTACGACCGCTTCCGCAACCGCATCATGTTCCCGATCCGCGACCAGCGCGGGCGTACCATTGCCTTCGGCGGCCGGGTACTGGGCGACGACAAACCCAAATACCTGAACTCCCCGGAAACCCCGATCTTCCACAAGGGCCGCGAGCTCTACGGCCTGTGGGAGGCCCGCCAGGCCAACCGCGAGCTGAAGCGACTGATCGTGGTGGAGGGTTATATGGACGTGGTGGCCCTGGCCCAGTTCGGCATCCGCTGCGCGGTGGCCACCCTCGGCACTGCCTGTGGTGAGGACCATATCCAGCTCGCGTTCCGCCACACCGGGGAAATCGTGTTCTGTTTCGACGGCGACAAGGCCGGGCGCACCGCCGCCCGCCGCGCTCTGGAATCCGCGCTCCCGCACATGCAGGACGGCCGCAGCCTGCGCTTTTTACTGCTGCCCGAAGGCGAAGACCCCGACACCCTGGTGCGCCAGATCGGCGGTGAGCGTTTCGACCAGCTGATCGACGAACAGGGTCGCCCGCTGGAAGACTTCCTGTTCGACCTGCTCTCGGAAGGCATCAACATCCAGACCATGGACGGCCGTGCGCGCCTGTCCAAAGCCGCCGCACCATTGCTCGACCTGCTGCCCGCCGGTGTCTACCGCCAGCTGATGTTTCAGCAACTGGCCCGCCGCACCGGCCTCGAACAGGACATGCTGGAAGAGATCATCGCCGCGGAAAAAGCCCGCAGCGCCGAATTCGCCCGTCAGTCCAGGCCGCCCGCCGCCCCCGAGTCCCCGCCGGAGACCCAGCCCGGCAATCCAGACACACGGGCGGCAGCACCCCAAAGCGAACACCCACACACTGCGAATAGCCCCGCATTCGACGGCCCGCCTCCAGACTATGACTACGCCGAGGCCGGGCCGGAGCACTACCCTTCCGACGCCCCATCCGACGCCGACGAATACAGCCCGCACCACGAGGCCCCGCGCCGCCGCAGCGGCCAGTACCGCCTGCCCGTAGAGCGCATGCTGATTGCCCTGCTGCTGCACCATCCCAGACTGGCTGAGCATATCGATGACAGCGCGCGCTTTCGCGACAGCAGCGATGCCGACCTCCAGCTGTTCGGCGAAGTCCTGCAGGTGCTGCACAAAAACCCGGGACTCAACAGCAACCAGTTGTTCGGGCGGCTATTGAACCTGGAAAGCAAGGAGGCCCGCGAGCTGCTGCCGCGCCTCGCCATGAGCCACCCCATTGTGGGCAGCGCCGGACAAAAGCTGGAATACGACCCGGAAACCGAGTTCAACGACTGCCTGCGCACCCTGGACACCGCCGCGGAAAAACAGCGCAAGCGCGGCCTACTGGGCCAGCTCAAAAACAATGGCAACCAGCTGAGCCCGGAACAACTGGCGCTGCTGGCACAGTTTCGCCGCAAACAGGACTGA